Part of the Nicotiana sylvestris chromosome 5, ASM39365v2, whole genome shotgun sequence genome is shown below.
tttcgataaccatcaacttttcataatattgtggatcctgtgctcagacgaagaacttgttcatctgttcatcgtccaaagatggcctgaccttggctgcttccgacctccaacgagtagcatactcgcaaaaagtctcagtaggtttcttcttaagattctggatgtagaaaacatcaggtacattctctgtattgaacctaaACCGGTCTATAAAATCCGATGCCATATTCACCCAATtagaccatttcttaggatcctggctgatgtaccatgACAAAGAATCTCCAAatactcctcataaagagtttcattcggATCTTCTCGTCTTTCCcgaccccaacaagcttgtcacaataggtcctcagatgagccctgggatcacctgtaccgtcgaacatctcgaacttgggaggtttgtatccctccggtaattctacatctggctgtatgcataagtcctcatagttcaaaccttccaTTCCTATGTCggcttcgacaccctgaactcgacttgtcaactttttgagttcttcagccatgtttttaatgatcACGTCCTTTTTGGAGGATTCCGGTGTATatgagattggttggatagagtgaggtgcGATTTTTACGTATATAGGGTttctttgatgggtgccagggacttgagtgtaatgatggtcattatttgagttttgaggattggaaatgggttgtggtgtgttttggggagtgtggtaagtggtggttggtgggtattgAATTGGTTGgtggtgatgttgtggcggagttggtattggtaatgGATTgaaattttggggtggagttgcgtattgatttggtgcgggaggattttgtggatgttgctTATGTGTGTTTtagggaggtgctgggttctttgtatTGGCAAGCCCCCAATTGTGGGTTCACAATCCTCTATCCAtcttgtttcggcatctttcctcaatatCTCGAAGATGGGTTTACATATGaccgtggactgtgctatgaatcgactgatatagttgagatgtcctaggaagctcatcacgtctttTTTGCTcataggtggtggtaactcctgaatagctttgactttagatggatccagctcgatccctcggccactgacgatgaatcccagtaactttcctgtgggaaccccaaatgcgcattttacggggtgacaagtgaatgctgatgcgagtctctttgacggtctcagcgtcccccaaatttactgccCCAACAACTCtattcttcgatatgccacctgattgtaatgccttatttgtggcctgtactgcctcaaaattcgttaccatcccgctcttgattctttcttcgattctttctccaagtttgatgatattagagaatttatgattttcgataaccatcaacctttcataatattttgGATCCTGTgttgacgaagaacttgttcatctattcctcgtccaaagatggcctgacattggctgcttccgacctccaacgagtagcatactcacggaaaatctcagtaggtttcttcttaagattctggatgtagaaaacatcaggtgcattctctgtattgaacctaaACCGGTCCATAAAATCCGACGTCATATTCACCCAATCAGACCATtacttgggatcttggctgatgtaccaggacaaagcaactccagtaagactcctcataaagagtttcattcggATCTTCTCGTCTTTCCcgaccccaacaagcttgtcacaataggtcctcaaaTGAGCCCTAGGATCACCTTTACcgtcgaacatctcgaacttgggaggtttgtatccctccggtagttctacatctggctgtatgcataagttctcataattcaaaccttccaTTCCTTTGTCTCCTTCGACACCCtaaactcgacttgtcaactttttgagttcttcagccatgtttttaatgagaaGGTCCTTCTTAGAGGATTTCGGTGTATatgagattggttggatagagtgaggtacgatttttacgtatatagggttgctttgatgggtgccagggacttgagtgtaatgatggtcattagTTGAGTATTGAGGATTgaaaatgggttgtggtgtgttttggggagtgtggtaagtggtggttggtgggtattgAATTGGTTGgtggtgatgttgtggcggagttggtattggtaatggattgagattttggggtggagttgcgtattgatttggtgcgggaggattttgtggatgttgcttttgtgtgttttggggaggtgctgggttctttgtaCTAAGTTTGCATTTTTGACACTTTGGCAAGCCCCCAATTGTGCAGTCTGCATGTTAAATGTGTGACTGCACAAGCACCTCTGCTGTGGCACACGAAATTCTACGGTCAAAGTATCCTCAAGTGAAGTAAATGACCACCACCACGTGGCTATCTCCAACCTTGCCCAAATAGTGCTTCACCCGGTGACCATTGACTTGGAATACTTCATTGTTCTTGTTCTTCAAATATAATGAACTGAAAGGTGTCACACCAAAATTTTAAACGGACCACCCCACTTGGATTTTAGCTTCCCTGGAAACATCCTCAACCTTGAGTCAAACAACAATACAAGATTGCCCCCCTTGAACTCTTTGTTCTAAATGTATTTGTCATGAAgttatttcatcttttctttgtacaaggaTGAACTCGCATATGCATGGTACCAGAACTTATCCAATTTATTCAAGTGTGCAACCCGCAAGTTAGCGGTTACATCCCAATCAAGATTCAATTTCTTTAAAGCCCACATTTCCTTGTGCTCTAGTTCCACCAGACGATGACAAGCTTTCCCGAGCACTAACTGGAATGGAGACATTCCGATAGGTATTTTGTAAGCCATTCGATAATCCCATAACGCATCAACAAGCTTCTTGGACCAATCCGTTTGATTAGCATTCATCATTTTAGACAAGACACTTTTTATCTCttggttggagacttccacttggccactagcttgTGGGTGATAGGGAGTCGTGACTTTGTGAGTAACGCCATACTTTCTAAATAAAGTGTCAAaagctttgttgcaaaagtgtgaCCCCCCCATCGCTTATGATTGCACAtggagtaccaaatcttgtaaaaatattctttttcaagAAAGTCATTATACTTCTCGCCTCATTGTTTGGTAAGGCGGCAGCCTCAACCTGCTTGGACACATAATCCAGTGCGACCAAGATGTATgtgtttccacaagaactcacaaaaaGGCCCATAAAGTCAGTTCCCCAAATATCGAAATATCAATCTCCAAGATGGTTGTGAGAGGCATATCatttttctttgaaattccaccggcCCATcgacattcatcacatctttttaGTAAATTACTTGCATCTTTGTAAAGAGTAGGCTaatagaaaccacaactaagaacttaGGCCGTCGTTCttgctccaccatgatgaccaccatatggtgaagaatAACAATCCCCAAGAATGTTGCCTTGCTCTTCTTCCGGTACACACCTTCTAATCACCCCATCCGCAAAAATTCAGAAAAGGTATAGTTCATCCTAATAATAATCTTGACAATAtcttttgagcttcttcctttggtttgaagagaactcatccaGAATGATTCCATTCACAAGAAAATTTGCCAAGTTCGAAAACCATGGTACCCCTTTCATTGAAATTGCCAAAAGTTGCTCATCAGGaaaggagtcattgatttcaaggctaTCATGtagcctcccctcctcctccaaacgagacaagtggccaaccacttggttttcactacctttcCTATCTTAGATATCAATATCAAATTCTTGTAAAAAGAGTATCCATCTCATCAAGCGGGATTTAGAATCCTTCTTGCTCGTAAGATAGCGAAGCGTCGCATGATCAGTATGGAGAATAACTTTGGCAAAC
Proteins encoded:
- the LOC138869321 gene encoding uncharacterized protein, which produces MGGSHFCNKAFDTLFRKYGVTHKVTTPYHPQASGQVEVSNQEIKSVLSKMMNANQTDWSKKLVDALWDYRMAYKIPIGMSPFQLVLGKACHRLVELEHKEMWALKKLNLDWDVTANLRVAHLNKLDKFWYHAYASSSLYKEKMK